ATGATATCTTTGATATATATATAGGGAATCCACCTTATGTAGGACATAAATCTGTAGATAAAGATTATTCAATGGTGCTAAAGAAAAAATATGAAGACATATATAAGGATAAAGGGGATATATCTTATTGCTTTTTTATTAATGCATTAAATCATTCTAATATAAATGGTAAAATAACTTTTATAACATCAAGATATTTTATGGAGTCTAAAAGTGGATATAATATAAGAAAACATTTAAAAGAAAATTGTAATATATATAAGATATTAGATTTTTATGGTATAAGACCTTTCAAGGGTGCTGGTATAGATCCAGCCATAATATTTATAGATAGAAGTGTTAGTAATAAGGTGGAAATTATAAAACCTTGTAAATATTATAAAGTAAAAAAAGGATTATTTTTTAAAGAGGATGATAGGCTCCAAAGGTTTTATGTGGATAAGTATCAACTTAAGCAAGAAGGATGGAGTTTGATAGACAATATTAGCAGAGATATAGTGAATAAAATAGAGAGTAGGACATATAAGACATTAGATAGTATATGTACGAGCTATCAAGGTATTATTACTGGATGTGATAAGGCTTTTATAGTGGATGAAGAAATCATAGAAAAAGAAAATTTAGAAAAAGGTATAATAAAACCTTGGATAAAAAGTAGTTATATAAATAAAGAAAGAATTAATCTTAGAAATAATTTTATAATATATTCAAATTTAATAGAAAATGTAGATAAATATCCTAACATAATAAAGCATATTGAAAAATATAAGGATAAATTAGAAAATAGACGAGAATGTAAGAAAAAAGTTAGAAAGTGGTATGAACTGCAGTGGGGAAGAAATTTTAATATATTTGAAGATAAAAAAATAATATTTCCATATAAGGCCAGTAAAAATAACTTTTATTTAGATAGAGAAGGATCTTATTTTAGTGCAGATATATATGCCTTAACTATAA
Above is a window of Clostridium sporogenes DNA encoding:
- a CDS encoding Eco57I restriction-modification methylase domain-containing protein encodes the protein MNAFKDDIEKIFRILISPINSIYKYEAINNFKYKLSIGKYENISLKYYEIIKGKKETGVIYTPKEISIYMIENTINKEEIINNPFIRILDPACGCGNILIPCFFYLKTIFEKNLKEINKKHNMNLEKQYINKHILDNNLYGFDIDPIAIKILIIDLFCLTGYYNKNNFKKRDFLIEDINDIFDIYIGNPPYVGHKSVDKDYSMVLKKKYEDIYKDKGDISYCFFINALNHSNINGKITFITSRYFMESKSGYNIRKHLKENCNIYKILDFYGIRPFKGAGIDPAIIFIDRSVSNKVEIIKPCKYYKVKKGLFFKEDDRLQRFYVDKYQLKQEGWSLIDNISRDIVNKIESRTYKTLDSICTSYQGIITGCDKAFIVDEEIIEKENLEKGIIKPWIKSSYINKERINLRNNFIIYSNLIENVDKYPNIIKHIEKYKDKLENRRECKKKVRKWYELQWGRNFNIFEDKKIIFPYKASKNNFYLDREGSYFSADIYALTINKEELIDYNSLVLILNSPIYEFYFKTFGKKLGGNLYEYYPNTLMKLKIPIIKINKETDLYKYFNLNNHEIKFIQNKLLIK